A region of the Drosophila subpulchrella strain 33 F10 #4 breed RU33 chromosome 3L, RU_Dsub_v1.1 Primary Assembly, whole genome shotgun sequence genome:
TATTTTTGAGATACTCATATCATGTTCTTGCTATGGCACTTGAGTATGCGAAATTTGCGACATACTTTTAAAGTTCTTTGAGCGGTAAAGTGTTCTGAACGGGAAGGCAACAAAGTCTAGATCTCACGAAAATTAGGCTCAGGCCCAGCAATATGTATTATCTGTAATATCCAAAGAATCCAAATTAAAAGTTTACCAACTCCTTGAAAATGTCAAACTTGGGAACTTAATTTACTTTTTGCTTCTCTAGCGGCCTTATCCATTTGATGACATTTAGTCATCACAACTAAGTGAAGTTTCCTccttaaataatataaaacatgTTTACAATTTGCTACTTTATCATAtacattatattttatttttatacatacataaaaatGTGTTTATCATCTATTTATCTACCTCTAAGACTATTGGAGTcttagtgtttttttttgctttagCGTTTTCAAGTCTTATGGCATCGTCTAAAACCTGTGTATCAACTTTACCCATCGCAATACGAAGAAGTTTGAGATTTTTACAGTTTGCAATAATTGTCAGTAGGGAATTGGAAATATCCAGTGAACAGGACATCGAGAGACATAGTTCTTCCAGATTCGCCAGGTTAGCCAGCATTTCCACACACTCTGTCGTTGAGCAGAAGCATTTGCAGTGTCTTAAGCTCTGGATGCGGACCAACTGGGATGCCTCTTGTAGAGTAAGACTTCCACCGTCTATGGACAGGTGTGTCAACTGGGATTTGGCCGCCAGAGCAGAAAGTAGAGGCTCAAAGGAGCCACTTCGGCGGATTCCAAAGTACGACAGCTCCCTGAGTTCTGGAAGCATTGCCAGTGGCAAGTactctgaagaattcgcggaCATCCCGAACTTGAGAACCTCCAGATTTTTGCAGTAGGGCACTATATCTCTCAAATTCTTCTGAACACATGCATAACCGAGGTGGAGGCTGCTAAGATTGCCATTGGACTTGCAGGACTTAACAAGAGTTGCTAGTGGAATTTTCGGTACGAGGATCTGCAGATTTTCGAGGTGACGAAGCTGACTCAGGCGATCCAAACTGCAGTCTgtaaaacaaaacattttagGTCAAGATCTTACAAAGATTTTATTTGAAGAAGagttttaaagtgtaaaatgtTTTAGGTGGATTAGAATAAAATTCCAAGGAAAGTAATTCTATAATACATACAGTTTATATTTTTCCTAGAAAACAATGGACCAAGTATAAGGGTACTGAGGACTTTCTTAACTTCAaagttaaataataaaataatagtaaAAAAAACTTCCACCTAAAACCATATTTAACTAAATTTTTCCTTACCATCTATAGCATGCACTTCCAATCTTGTCAGTTGCGGCAAATGTCTTACGGCAGCCAGAATTTGATCGAAGGGCTTTACAATGGGTGTAATGAGAAAGACCAGTTGATTCACTACCAAGTGCTCTAACCCAATCATGCCGGCCAAAGTCTGGCAAAGAATTCCAAAGCAGTTTTCAGAAGCTATACATCCATAGTTCCTAAAACATCTGGCCGTATTAAAGTGATCCAGATCGATGGTCAAGGACGTTACCATCTCCCGACAGGTGCAAAATTGTATTAGCTCTATTCTCGTACTGTCTTTATCGAGAATATATTCGCGGTATTTACTACCGCACTGGTTGATAAAAAACTGACGAAATCGCTTGCATACTTGCGAAAAAGTAATGCGTTCTTCAGTGGATAAAAACTGGAATATATAGTATAGGCAGTCATCGTGAAGTTCTTCAAGATTTGGTGCACTCATTGCTAAAGCGGTCAAATTAAAACTGATATCG
Encoded here:
- the LOC119555484 gene encoding uncharacterized protein LOC119555484; translated protein: MSAPNLEELHDDCLYYIFQFLSTEERITFSQVCKRFRQFFINQCGSKYREYILDKDSTRIELIQFCTCREMVTSLTIDLDHFNTARCFRNYGCIASENCFGILCQTLAGMIGLEHLVVNQLVFLITPIVKPFDQILAAVRHLPQLTRLEVHAIDDCSLDRLSQLRHLENLQILVPKIPLATLVKSCKSNGNLSSLHLGYACVQKNLRDIVPYCKNLEVLKFGMSANSSEYLPLAMLPELRELSYFGIRRSGSFEPLLSALAAKSQLTHLSIDGGSLTLQEASQLVRIQSLRHCKCFCSTTECVEMLANLANLEELCLSMSCSLDISNSLLTIIANCKNLKLLRIAMGKVDTQVLDDAIRLENAKAKKNTKTPIVLEVDK